ATAACCTAATTACACTCCCGAACAACGCCGGGCGGAAGATTATTGAGGCTGGTGCAGTCATCGCGTGTCCCTTGTTGGACACAGAAAGGTTCGTTAAATTTTGCAAAAAAGATTGTGGCCTTTCCGTCAGTCGGGAGCGCCTTATACGGCTCGAACGCCTGCGTTTGTTTACCCCTATTTTCCGGGTACGGAAGCCTGAAAGGGATGCGCCACCACCATTTTATATTCTAGTGCGCAAGGGACATAACTGGTTCACAAAGAAATGGGCATGGGATACCACAGGACTTACCCCAACCTACCAAGTTCCCGATTACACCGACGGGACACAAGAGGGTTACTATTCTATCTTTCAAATCGATTATCTTCATATGGTTCTCCAGAGGATGACGGATTCTGTCGAACTGGATTACTACTTAGATCGAATTGATAAGAAGAACATCGATTGGCATAAGAAGGGCGAAAGGCGGATTGGGGTTGCAGAAAGCCGGTTGAAAAGCTTGCTCACCCACGAGTACCATCGTCGTAGTGTGGCATTGCTTTGCCAATTCATATCCAACCGATACTACCCCAAATCGCAGAGTGATCAGAGAAAGTTTAGAAATAGTCTTCGTCGTGGAATCTATCCAGACCACTGGTATGAATGGGACCCACGGAAAGCAGAGCGTTTGTTTGATTTAACACCTGAAAAGCTGCGTAACGCCTATAAGGGTTTGGCTTTAGCCCAAAAGGACTGCGACCCCCTGGAGCGATGGTACCAACTCACGCAGTTCGTTGCTGTTAAGGAACGTAAAAAACTCAAAGGGGATGCCTTGAGGGCCGAAACCCTTAGGGCCGGCGCCCACATGCTGCGCCTTCTCTATAAGGATTTGTATGGAGAAGAACTACCTCACCCAAACGAAGAAAAAGTCATCACCCATATCCCAGAATTGGATGTTCGCCAAGATACTCGCCGCTATCTTGAGTTAGTCGTCAACCGTTTTGGGCTTAATCCACAGCCGAAGCTCTGCCTTATTGTAGAAGGAGAAAGCGAGGAGGCTGCCGTACAAAAAATATTTAAACAATATTTTGGCGCTCATCCGGGTAAGTACTGGATCGAAATTGTCGTACTCGGCGGTGTCGGAGTGGCCACCGGTACTAAGCAAGATCGCTTCCGGGCAATCCTCCGGCTTGTAGACTATCTACATCATCACCAAACGATCACGTTTCTTATTTTAGACAATGAGAATTACGCAATAAGACTCGAGCAGGAAACCAAAAAGGCTAAGTCCATTCATAGCGACCGACGCTATGTCACGCGTCCAGATTATATCAAAATATGGAGGAAATCTTTCGAGTTTGACAATTTCTCCTGCAGTGAGATTGCGGCAGCAATGAGTAAACTGGCAATGGGTCATGCAAACTTCACCACCTCTGAAGTGGCTACCTGTAAGAAAAATCCTAATCCGGGTGCATCTCTGAAACACCTTTATAAGCAAAAGACCCATTACGGCCTTCAGAAGATCAAGCTAAGTGAATTTCTGGTTGAACATATGATGTCGCCAAGCTCACGGCGTAAGATCGAAAACCGACCCATTGTCAAAGTTCTGGAGCGGGTGAGACAATTGGCCGATGACAACCTGTTTCCGACAATGCACAAAATCTGGGAAGATAACCAGGCGTCAAACTATTTTGGTAAGAAACTTAAACGGAGCAGGAGCGGAGGGAAAGCGAAGGGTTGAAGAATATGCCGCGGTTTCCTCGACTGGTCGGTTTGCCGCCGGTCGGTCCCCTGGAGAGGGCGGGTCCGCGCCAGGCGGGGTTTGTTACGCCTTTGCGGACCCGCCACCGACAGGAAGGAGCACCTTGACCGTAACGGGGCTCCGGCCCGGCCCCTTGGATTTCTCCCCTCCCTGAGAGACGCGGGAGGATAATATTTCTTGACAAAAGCCGAATCTGGTATTACTTTATTGTTAAGTAATATGACTTCTTGATGTAAGGAGAAACCACGATGGCAAGGCCGGTAAAGATAACCTCGAAAGGACAGGCGACCATTCCGAAAGAGATAAGGGATATCCTCAAGACCGACGTCGTGGAGTTCGAGGTGGTGGATGGGAAGGTGATCCTTAAGCCCGTGCTGAGCGTCG
The nucleotide sequence above comes from Deltaproteobacteria bacterium. Encoded proteins:
- a CDS encoding AbrB/MazE/SpoVT family DNA-binding domain-containing protein, yielding MARPVKITSKGQATIPKEIRDILKTDVVEFEVVDGKVILKPVLSVGGSLSRYSKGYRPLKDVRDTVWKEVVRERSGKKTA